In the Cannabis sativa cultivar Pink pepper isolate KNU-18-1 unplaced genomic scaffold, ASM2916894v1 Contig1, whole genome shotgun sequence genome, one interval contains:
- the LOC115720096 gene encoding putative disease resistance RPP13-like protein 1: MAEAFLTVLFDKLFESLDSPEFANFFQEKKSICEQLRELNLKLKAASLLVNDAEERQLKEPGVKEWLDDLNHVVYRAQDMVDHVDYQLLSNSLGHESNSTDTTTVLMKMKFFFSSLTEFDRAIQAEIAKILVDINLLLQKRILLGLKEDIQSTISSQRSVVSLRKQHRVQVHGRDDDKDKIMEWLTKNETLGSDKIGVLPIVGTGGLGKTTLAQLVYSNTKLKKHGFELKLWATLSAEFDIKRTMKIILQAATDSHITTDVSVKELRRRLKEALRAKKFLIVLDNVWDENEDNWDALKLIFTSGARESRIIVTTRSQQVAKIVGTGKIYELSQVSPSHCWKIFMDHAFNGDWEANKHLEEIGRRIVVEKCKGLPLAVISVGGLLKFENNPIKWEEILRSHVWEWCESQNNNIVPWLWLSYRYLPSYLKQCFAYCSMFPRNHEFERERMILLWMAEGFLEDNQLEKTPEEIGEEYFDNLVSRSLFQRLSRYDSKFILHDLVHDLAMFVSGEFCMAAEDNNNLRNLSNKTRHLSHTTTPVTDCDSVREGLSRAQNLHTWIELSTACENKITVEFFVERKFLRVLSLHSFSVSFVLPDSINKLKHLRYLDLSQNIIIEIPSSICMLYNLQTLLLSCCRNLRRLPKDMERLINLRHLDTIGSPLDEMPPQMGNLKKLHTLPEFVLGKGHDNASTIKELGELQQLSGELYITGMQNVANVNDALKANLRYKEKLTGLTFQWLGETTNTRLETEVLEALQPHTNLKKLIIYSYAGFSFPNWIGDSSFSNVVSIHLSHNKHCWSLPSLGQLPSLQKLEIQSYHGVETIGAEFYYGNYPSNNITPFQSLETLILHDMSGWKEWSTIGSDDRDGGMLKLFPSLKELSLNGCPNLSGSFPDLDTLEILHISGIYGCYFPEPRSYTCPNQLLCKKLEFPRRNCCVSITELIIQFGDSVKSFPLDYFPSLKKLIFFDCSSLESLTFSKENGISELRSLMVLEFHHCRNVMALPQHMQKLLPSLATLRIYQCQDIKLFPHEGFPSTLKELHLCNCSQLVAQHKHWGLQGLNFLKKLSIDGYDGEIVLDSFPEGLLPISLTELSLNYIPTLQKLNDNAFQPLASLHKLSLQSCKNLQVLPEQVVSSTSLRSLFINGCPILENRYRPRRLTSFHIVVHITGLKKMIYEDCSEKGKRPSHFILRTTNSLQELDVVIIVYAH, translated from the exons ATGGCTGAAGCTTTTCTCACTGTGTTGTTTGACAAGCTATTTGAAAGTTTAGACTCTCCAGAGTTTGCCAACTTCTTCcaggaaaaaaaatcaatttgtgaGCAACTGAGGGAGTTGAACCTTAAGCTAAAGGCAGCTAGTCTACTGGTAAATGATGCCGAAGAGAGGCAACTCAAGGAGCCGGGTGTGAAGGAATGGTTGGATGATCTTAATCATGTAGTTTACAGAGCACAAGACATGGTGGACCATGTTGACTATCAACTCCTATCCAACAGCCTTGGACATGAATCTAATAGTACTGATACAACTACTGTGCTTATGAAAATGaaattcttcttctcttctttgacTGAATTCGACAGAGCTATTCAAG CGGAGATAGCTAAAATCTTGGTTGATATAAACCTTCTTTTACAGAAAAGAATTCTCCTGGGTTTGAAAGAAGATATTCAAAGCACTATCTCTTCACAAAGATCAGTTGTTTCACTGAGAAAACAACACCGAGTTCAGGTACATGGAAGAGATGATGATAAAGATAAGATAATGGAGTGGTTGACAAAAAACGAAACATTAGGTAGTGATAAGATTGGTGTGCTTCCAATAGTTGGCACAGGTGGACTTGGCAAGACTACTCTTGCTCAGCTCGTTTACAGTAATACAAAACTAAAGAAACATGGTTTCGAGCTTAAACTATGGGCTACTTTATCGGCTGAGTTTGATATTAAAAGAACAATGAAGATTATTTTGCAGGCTGCTACCGATTCCCATATCACTACTGATGTTTCAGTTAAGGAACTTCGACGTAGACTAAAAGAAGCCTTGAGAGCCAAGAAATTTCTCATTGTTCTTGACAATGTGTGGGATGAAAATGAAGACAACTGGGATGCCCTGAAGCTCATCTTCACATCTGGTGCCCGTGAAAGCAGGATTATTGTGACCACACGCAGCCAGCAAGTGGCCAAAATTGTAGGCACGGGGAAAATTTATGAACTATCACAAGTATCTCCTAGTCATTGCTGGAAAATATTTATGGATCATGCCTTCAATGGAGATTGGGAAGCAAATAAACATTTGGAAGAAATTGGAAGAAGGATTGTAGTTGAGAAATGCAAGGGCCTCCCATTAGCTGTGATATCTGTTGGTGGTCTTCTAAAATTCGAAAACAATCCAATCAAATGGGAGGAGATCTTAAGGAGTCATGTTTGGGAATGGTGTGAAAGCCAGAACAATAATATAGTTCCATGGTTATGGTTGAGTTATCGTTATCTTCCTTCATATTTGAAACAATGTTTTGCTTACTGCTCTATGTTTCCAAGGAATCATGAATTTGAGAGGGAAAGAATGATCTTATTATGGATGGCAGAAGGGTTTTTGGAAGATAACCAATTAGAGAAGACACCAGAAGAAATTGGagaagaatattttgacaatctAGTTTCGAGGTCATTGTTTCAAAGATTGAGTAGATATGACTCCAAATTTATCCTGCATGATTTGGTTCATGACTTAGCTATGTTTGTCTCAGGAGAATTCTGTATGGCAGCAGAGGACAATAATAATTTAAGGAATCTTTCAAATAAGACTCGCCATTTATCGCACACAACAACACCTGTTACTGACTGTGACTCGGTTAGGGAAGGACTATCAAGAGCACAGAATTTGCATACTTGGATAGAACTGAGTACAGCATGTGAGAATAAGATAACTGTAGAATTTTTTGTAGAAAGAAAATTCTTAAGAGTACTATCTCTGCATAGTTTTTCTGTGTCATTTGTGTTGCCAGATTCAATCAATAAACTTAAACATCTTAGGTATCTAGACTTATCTCAAAATATTATAATAGAGATACCTTCTTCTATCTGCATGCTATACAATTTGCAGACACTGCTATTGTCATGTTGCAGAAACCTTAGAAGATTGCCAAAGGACATGGAAAGGCTAATAAACTTGCGCCATCTTGATACTATTGGCTCGCCACTAGACGAAATGCCTCCACAAATGGGAAATTTGAAGAAGTTGCATACATTACCTGAATTTGTTTTAGGTAAAGGACATGACAATGCTTCAACCATTAAAGAGTTGGGAGAGCTTCAACAGTTAAGTGGAGAGCTTTATATTACAGGTATGCAAAATGTAGCTAATGTAAATGATGCTCTTAAAGCTAATTTGAGGTATAAGGAGAAACTTACAGGTCTAACCTTTCAATGGCTGGGTGAGACCACAAACACAAGACTAGAAACAGAGGTACTTGAGGCACTGCAACCTCACACAAACTTGAAGAAACTCATAATTTATTCGTATGCCGGTTTTAGTTTCCCTAATTGGATTGGAGATTCATCATTTTCAAATGTAGTGTCAATTCATCTGAGTCATAATAAACATTGTTGGTCCTTGCCATCATTGGGGCAGTTACCTTCACTTCAAAAGCTTGAGATCCAAAGCTATCATGGGGTGGAGACAATAGGCGCTGAGTTTTATTATGGCAATTATCCGTCCAATAATATTACTCCATTCCAATCACTAGAAACTTTGATATTACATGACATGTCAGGATGGAAGGAGTGGTCCACTATTGGGAGTGATGATAGAGATGGTGGCATGCTCAAACTTTTCCCTTCTCTGAAAGAGCTTAGTTTGAATGGTTGCCCAAACCTGAGTGGGAGCTTTCCTGATCTTGACACATTAGAAATTCTCCATATTTCAGGTATATATGGTTGTTATTTTCCAGAACCTCGATCATATACATGTCCCAACCAGTTGTTGTGCAAGAAACTGGAGTTCCCGAGGAGAAATTGTTGTGTTTCTATTACAGAGTTGATAATTCAGTTTGGCGACTCAGTTAAGTCATTCCCTTTAGATTACTTCCCAAGTCTGAAGAAGCTGATCTTTTTCGATTGTTCAAGCTTAGAATCGCTTACCTTTTCAAAAGAAAATGGCATTTCAGAACTCCGTTCACTCATGGTTTTGGAATTCCACCATTGTAGAAATGTCATGGCATTGCCTCAACACATGCAAAAGCTTCTTCCATCTCTTGCTACATTAAGAATCTACCAATGTCAAGATATTAAGCTATTTCCTCATGAAGGATTTCCATCTACTCTAAAAGAGCTTCATCTCTGCAATTGCAGCCAACTGGTGGCACAACACAAGCACTGGGGTCTGCAAGGACTAAACTTTCTCAAAAAACTAAGTATTGATGGATATGATGGTGAAATAGTGCTTGATTCATTTCCAGAGGGATTGCTTCCCATCTCTTTAACTGAACTGTCACTAAATTATATTCCAACCTTACAAAAGCTAAATGACAATGCCTTTCAACCCCTAGCATCTCTTCATAAGTTGTCACTCCAAAGTTGCAAGAATCTGCAAGTTCTGCCAGAGCAAGTGGTCTCGAGCACATCTCTACGCTCTTTGTTCATCAATGGATGTCCTATCCTTGAAAATAGGTACCGACCAAG AAGACTAACTAGCTTCCATATTGTAGTGCATATTACAGGACTGAAGAAGATGATATATGAGGACTGCTCAGAGAAGGGAAAGAGACCATCTCATTTCATTCTACGCACAACAAA CTCCTTACAAGAGTTAGATGTAGTAATAATAGTATATGCTCATTAG